A region from the Gemmatimonadota bacterium genome encodes:
- a CDS encoding Gfo/Idh/MocA family oxidoreductase: protein MASKIGIGIIGMGWMGMVHGRAYHQVRQRFPESVLLPQLVVCADDVAARCEQARDMLGFTRTTTDWREVMEDPDVSVVNITAPNHLHLDMVRAAAAAGKHIFCEKPVGCSPAETAEIARTAAEAGVLSWVGYNYRWAPLVQHTRTLVADGALGDLTHYRGRFFAGYASHPDGVLSWRFRREDAGSGALGDLMSHVVDMAHLLAGPIRRVVGQKALIIEDRPVAPAGEGTHFSVGTGGQREPVTNEDYAGALVEFENGARGTFEVDRVIQGTKCQMAFEIHGTRGAVRWDFERMNELQWYTVDGPQDGFVTLQSGPAYPGHVHFNPGPAVGLGYNDLKAIETSHFLQSIAAGRQGEPGFSEARAVAEVLAAVERSWSSDRWETVQEIG from the coding sequence ATGGCCTCGAAAATCGGCATCGGCATCATCGGCATGGGGTGGATGGGCATGGTACACGGCCGCGCCTACCACCAGGTCCGGCAGCGCTTTCCCGAAAGCGTGCTGTTACCGCAACTGGTCGTCTGCGCCGACGACGTGGCCGCGCGATGCGAGCAGGCCCGGGACATGCTGGGATTCACCAGGACCACGACGGACTGGCGCGAAGTCATGGAAGACCCGGACGTATCCGTGGTCAATATCACCGCGCCGAACCATCTCCACCTGGACATGGTCCGGGCCGCCGCAGCGGCAGGCAAGCATATCTTCTGTGAGAAGCCCGTGGGTTGCTCCCCCGCGGAAACGGCCGAAATCGCCCGGACAGCCGCCGAAGCAGGCGTGCTGAGCTGGGTCGGTTACAACTACCGGTGGGCGCCGCTGGTGCAGCATACGCGAACGCTTGTCGCCGACGGTGCGCTGGGCGACCTCACCCACTATCGCGGCCGGTTCTTCGCGGGCTACGCGAGCCATCCCGACGGCGTGCTCTCCTGGCGCTTCCGAAGAGAGGATGCCGGGAGCGGCGCCCTGGGCGATCTCATGTCCCACGTCGTCGACATGGCCCACCTCCTCGCGGGTCCCATCAGACGCGTGGTGGGGCAGAAGGCGCTGATCATCGAAGACCGGCCTGTCGCGCCGGCCGGCGAGGGAACCCACTTCTCCGTCGGGACCGGCGGGCAGCGCGAACCCGTGACGAATGAAGACTACGCCGGAGCACTGGTGGAGTTCGAGAATGGCGCCCGGGGGACCTTCGAAGTCGACCGCGTGATCCAGGGAACGAAATGCCAGATGGCCTTCGAGATCCACGGCACGAGGGGCGCGGTCCGATGGGACTTCGAGCGCATGAACGAACTGCAGTGGTACACGGTCGACGGTCCGCAGGACGGGTTCGTCACGCTGCAGAGCGGCCCGGCCTATCCCGGGCATGTACACTTCAACCCCGGGCCGGCCGTGGGACTCGGATACAACGACCTCAAGGCGATCGAGACCTCTCACTTCCTGCAGTCCATCGCGGCGGGCAGGCAGGGCGAGCCCGGCTTCAGTGAAGCGCGGGCCGTGGCCGAGGTGCTGGCCGCAGTGGAGCGCTCCTGGTCGTCCGACCGATGGGAAACGGTGCAGGAAATCGGCTGA
- a CDS encoding outer membrane beta-barrel protein gives MLAIALASLITAAGTTQAQENPIGFYIGVFSGPGIMDVRSTDIDGFTGSQGVPGQTFEYDDSGFPAGVVAGRHFHLGRLPIRIEMDGTFVGLPSASRQMDPVGMDETATSDLRWVGTARIGIRKPFGRIGVFLDGGVSIAGISNSFIDLDPGADGRMEVDLDDSFDDQLTRVGWVLGSGIEMQVTGAWNIRFEGLYVDTGATDHQAPNRLGVNAGICGPAGLSSPCRYSIDQRFAFLRLILVRSLGR, from the coding sequence ATGCTTGCTATTGCACTCGCTTCACTGATCACCGCCGCGGGAACCACGCAAGCCCAGGAAAACCCGATCGGTTTCTACATCGGCGTATTCTCGGGTCCGGGTATAATGGACGTCCGATCCACCGACATCGACGGTTTTACGGGATCACAAGGCGTCCCCGGGCAGACGTTCGAGTACGACGATTCCGGATTCCCGGCCGGTGTCGTGGCCGGGCGGCACTTTCATCTGGGGCGTCTACCGATCCGAATCGAAATGGACGGAACGTTCGTCGGACTTCCGTCGGCATCCCGGCAGATGGACCCCGTCGGAATGGACGAAACGGCCACGTCGGATCTGCGTTGGGTCGGTACGGCGCGCATAGGCATTCGGAAGCCTTTCGGGCGAATCGGCGTGTTCCTCGACGGCGGCGTGTCGATTGCCGGCATATCGAATTCGTTCATCGATCTCGACCCGGGAGCGGACGGACGGATGGAGGTGGATCTCGACGATTCATTCGACGATCAGTTGACGCGCGTCGGGTGGGTCTTGGGCTCAGGAATCGAGATGCAGGTGACCGGTGCGTGGAACATCCGCTTCGAAGGCCTTTACGTGGATACAGGAGCAACTGACCACCAGGCCCCGAACCGGCTTGGCGTCAACGCGGGCATTTGCGGACCCGCCGGTCTCTCGAGCCCTTGCCGCTATAGTATCGATCAACGGTTCGCCTTCCTCCGTCTTATCCTCGTTCGCAGTCTGGGCCGATGA
- a CDS encoding Gfo/Idh/MocA family oxidoreductase, producing MDRIRIGVVGCGAIAQIQHLPNIAELRDRYELAGLCDASAKLVDFIGEMYHVPKHSRVTRYEDLLGIDLDAVLLCFADPKTEAAVAALDAGKHVFIEKPMCYSVREADRIIGAAEASGKTLMVGYMKQHDPGYRFARDEVLAMPDIRFIQANHLHCGNDRHLSEYTLYAFDDIPPDVIEDTTKRRERAVQDAIGDVPEAARRIFFSLSGSMIHDISSLRGLFGPPDRVVSAEVWRGGTSVTTVLAYENDARCVASWTSLPELHDFRETLEVFGAGRRVGIRFPTGFDRGLPSPVTVMGMDGEQPWKKELVVNKQNAFKLELVHFHDCVVNGKPPVTDGYGARQDHALCRDIVHAYLRANPS from the coding sequence ATGGACCGCATCAGGATCGGCGTGGTCGGCTGCGGCGCGATCGCCCAGATCCAACACCTGCCCAATATCGCCGAGCTTCGAGACCGTTACGAACTGGCCGGACTCTGCGACGCTTCCGCGAAGCTGGTCGACTTCATCGGCGAAATGTACCACGTACCCAAACACAGCCGCGTCACCCGGTACGAGGACCTCCTGGGCATCGACCTGGACGCCGTGCTACTCTGTTTCGCCGACCCCAAGACCGAAGCGGCCGTCGCCGCGCTGGACGCGGGCAAGCACGTATTCATCGAAAAGCCCATGTGCTACTCGGTGCGGGAAGCGGACCGGATCATCGGGGCCGCCGAGGCTTCGGGCAAAACGCTGATGGTGGGGTACATGAAACAGCACGATCCAGGGTACCGTTTCGCCCGGGACGAGGTGCTTGCCATGCCCGATATCCGCTTCATTCAGGCCAACCACCTTCACTGCGGCAACGACCGGCACCTGAGTGAATACACGCTGTATGCTTTCGACGACATACCGCCGGACGTCATCGAGGATACGACGAAAAGAAGGGAGCGCGCCGTCCAGGATGCCATCGGCGACGTGCCGGAGGCCGCACGAAGGATCTTTTTCTCCCTTTCCGGCAGCATGATCCACGACATCAGCAGCCTGCGGGGCCTCTTCGGTCCGCCGGACCGGGTGGTCAGCGCCGAAGTCTGGCGCGGAGGAACGAGTGTGACGACCGTGCTGGCCTACGAGAACGACGCGCGGTGCGTGGCGTCCTGGACCAGCCTGCCCGAACTCCACGATTTCCGGGAGACCCTGGAAGTCTTTGGTGCGGGGCGCCGCGTGGGCATCCGGTTCCCCACGGGGTTCGACCGGGGACTGCCGTCGCCGGTCACGGTGATGGGCATGGACGGCGAACAGCCCTGGAAGAAGGAACTCGTGGTCAACAAGCAGAACGCCTTCAAGCTGGAGCTAGTTCATTTCCACGATTGCGTCGTGAACGGGAAACCACCCGTCACAGACGGTTACGGCGCGCGGCAGGACCACGCGCTGTGCCGCGACATCGTTCACGCCTACCTGCGAGCGAATCCATCATGA
- a CDS encoding sugar phosphate isomerase/epimerase — protein MKIVFCTLTLSGYRSPEAAERGYPLAEERKPVWDWLVRHGFDGIDLGETWFNFYDAPDDALVELGEEARSHGLEIGGLTVLRKIITWPAPEEVRATNRGLLYRAVKAAQLAGAPLVNMSISPQPWEVGVREQDLRGQSDPVGSSMRARDEDYEEAASVLRSLAREAEPEGTELTLELHQNSIVDTPEGMLRLIDLVGHPLIKANPDLGNFYFAYATPEGGWDDVCRLLAPHTNFWHVKNIQRIYFQEEDRAQHINAPLGEGMIDYRRALRIMRDGGFDGYISIELATGADPFNAILSGKQYLDEMMRDEI, from the coding sequence ATGAAAATCGTCTTCTGTACCCTCACGCTGAGTGGCTATCGTTCGCCGGAAGCCGCGGAACGGGGTTATCCCCTCGCCGAAGAACGAAAGCCGGTGTGGGACTGGCTCGTACGCCACGGATTCGACGGGATCGACCTGGGCGAGACCTGGTTCAATTTCTACGACGCGCCGGACGACGCACTCGTCGAACTGGGCGAGGAGGCGCGGAGCCACGGACTCGAAATCGGCGGGCTGACCGTGCTGCGGAAGATCATCACCTGGCCGGCGCCCGAGGAGGTCCGGGCGACGAACCGGGGCTTGCTGTACAGGGCGGTGAAGGCGGCCCAACTCGCGGGCGCGCCGCTGGTCAACATGTCCATCTCGCCCCAACCCTGGGAAGTGGGCGTGCGCGAGCAGGACCTCCGGGGGCAGTCCGATCCAGTGGGCAGCAGCATGCGGGCGCGGGACGAGGACTACGAAGAGGCCGCCAGCGTGCTGCGGTCACTGGCGCGGGAAGCCGAACCGGAGGGCACCGAACTGACCCTGGAACTCCACCAGAACAGCATCGTGGACACCCCGGAGGGTATGCTGCGGCTGATCGACCTGGTCGGCCATCCCCTGATCAAGGCGAACCCGGATCTCGGCAATTTCTACTTCGCCTACGCGACGCCCGAAGGCGGATGGGACGACGTGTGCCGCTTGCTCGCGCCCCACACCAACTTCTGGCACGTCAAGAATATCCAGCGGATCTACTTCCAGGAAGAAGACCGCGCCCAGCACATCAACGCGCCCCTGGGCGAAGGCATGATCGATTATCGCCGGGCACTCCGGATCATGCGGGACGGCGGCTTCGACGGGTACATCAGCATCGAGCTGGCCACCGGAGCCGATCCCTTCAACGCGATCCTGTCCGGCAAGCAATACCTGGACGAAATGATGCGGGACGAGATTTGA
- a CDS encoding Nramp family divalent metal transporter, with protein sequence MKLNFFQMLALMGPGIAVAATGVGAGDMISATNAGANFGTVLLWALVWGAVLKFALNEGVGRWQLATGTTLLEGWVKRLGRPVQYFFLLYLLIWSFLVGGGLLSASGIAGHTVFPGLSVAQWGVIHALAACVMVWAGRFGFFLTVMKVLVGLMFVSFLISAWALRPDLGDLLRGIALPSAPSGSVVAVLSVLGGVGGSLSVMCYGYWIREAGREGSEWLKGIRIDLGGAYILTGFFGIAVMILGAQIRPEAVGIDIVLGMADRLELALGPFGRWSLYLGFWAAVITSVLGVWQGIPYLFADFMALFKRASSEAREAMVRTDSRYYRGFLLFLTFPTMVLLLFDRPVSIVIIYTVVGAFFMPFLAGTLLYMNSKREWVGNLKTGWLLNVLLVLALVLFLYLGVNQLIDAVG encoded by the coding sequence TTGAAACTGAACTTCTTCCAGATGCTCGCCCTGATGGGACCGGGGATCGCTGTCGCAGCCACGGGAGTGGGCGCCGGGGACATGATTTCGGCCACCAATGCCGGCGCGAATTTCGGCACGGTGCTGCTGTGGGCCCTCGTCTGGGGCGCCGTGCTCAAGTTCGCCCTGAACGAAGGAGTCGGTCGCTGGCAGCTTGCGACGGGCACCACACTCCTGGAAGGCTGGGTAAAGCGCCTCGGCAGGCCCGTCCAGTATTTCTTCCTGCTCTATCTCCTCATCTGGTCCTTCCTGGTCGGCGGGGGACTGCTTTCGGCCTCCGGCATCGCCGGCCACACGGTTTTTCCAGGGCTTTCGGTTGCGCAGTGGGGGGTCATCCACGCCCTGGCCGCGTGCGTCATGGTCTGGGCGGGCCGTTTCGGGTTCTTCCTGACCGTCATGAAGGTGCTCGTCGGCCTGATGTTCGTAAGCTTCCTGATCAGCGCCTGGGCCCTCCGCCCCGATCTCGGCGACCTCCTGCGCGGCATCGCCCTGCCGAGTGCGCCGTCGGGTTCGGTGGTCGCCGTTCTGAGCGTCCTGGGCGGCGTGGGCGGCAGCCTGTCGGTCATGTGCTACGGGTACTGGATCCGGGAAGCCGGCCGCGAGGGCAGCGAGTGGCTCAAGGGCATACGGATCGATCTCGGCGGCGCCTATATCCTGACGGGGTTCTTTGGCATAGCCGTCATGATTCTCGGCGCGCAGATACGTCCCGAAGCCGTGGGCATCGATATCGTCCTGGGCATGGCGGACCGGCTGGAATTGGCACTGGGACCCTTCGGGCGGTGGTCCCTCTACCTGGGCTTCTGGGCCGCGGTCATCACCTCGGTGCTGGGGGTCTGGCAAGGCATCCCCTACCTGTTCGCCGATTTCATGGCGCTGTTCAAAAGGGCGTCCAGCGAGGCCCGGGAGGCCATGGTCCGGACCGATTCCCGGTACTACCGCGGGTTCCTGCTGTTCCTGACCTTTCCGACCATGGTCCTGCTGCTTTTCGACCGGCCGGTTTCCATCGTCATCATCTATACGGTGGTCGGCGCCTTCTTCATGCCGTTCCTGGCCGGCACCCTGCTGTACATGAACTCGAAACGTGAATGGGTCGGAAACCTGAAGACGGGGTGGCTGCTGAACGTACTCCTCGTCCTCGCACTGGTCCTCTTCCTGTATCTCGGCGTAAATCAGTTGATCGACGCCGTGGGTTGA
- a CDS encoding helix-turn-helix transcriptional regulator, with translation MTHFGKHIRSRREALRKQDRRYSLRQVAQRIEVEPAYLSKIERGDVAPPSEATTLKLARDLGEDPDVLLALAGKVSSDLQEIIRKRPRLFADLIRKMKETPDHAILRIVREVRDGEW, from the coding sequence ATGACACATTTTGGTAAACACATCCGTTCCCGCCGCGAGGCCCTGCGGAAGCAAGACAGGCGTTACTCCCTGCGCCAGGTGGCGCAGCGCATCGAGGTCGAGCCGGCCTACCTGAGCAAGATCGAGCGCGGCGATGTGGCGCCGCCTTCCGAGGCCACGACGCTCAAGCTGGCACGGGATCTGGGCGAGGACCCGGACGTGCTGCTGGCCCTGGCGGGCAAGGTGTCGAGCGATCTGCAGGAGATCATCCGCAAGCGGCCGAGGTTGTTCGCAGACTTGATCCGGAAGATGAAAGAGACTCCCGATCACGCCATCCTCAGGATAGTTCGCGAAGTGCGGGACGGTGAATGGTAA